A portion of the Oncorhynchus gorbuscha isolate QuinsamMale2020 ecotype Even-year linkage group LG19, OgorEven_v1.0, whole genome shotgun sequence genome contains these proteins:
- the LOC124006228 gene encoding protein phosphatase 1D-like produces MENALLMRVSVFSDQGGRKYMEDVTEVVVEPESGEDELNSDEQDEAKGDSSTVDIMPGNEQPDRTVHNEPLSASTTVARTQNVQNGDQSCAAVALAVSTVESDNRPQRSVAFFAVFDGHGGREAAQFARDYLWEFIKKQRGFWSKDDEEVCAAIRKGFVACHHAMWKKLPEWPKTLTGLPSTSGTTASVVVIRGYRMDVAHVGDSAIVLGVQDDLTDQFIKAVEVTQDHKPELPKERERIEGLGGSVIKKSGVNRVVWKRPRLTHNGPVRRSTVIDQIPFLAVARALGDLWSYDFYSGEFVVSPEPDTCVLTLDPNKHRYIILGSDGLWNMVPPQDAVSMCQDNDEAMAPCGVSSARQLVSHALLRWRQRMLRADNTSAIVIALQEPGVPQEPLHHEEVLLNLAEGQHCGPTSDSRSNTPLVKVPDMSPAVCELLPTLERGHGLSGSSLYVLAQSDPFNPALSDSDDSRTGFPPTTDSPAPGEALSDVTARTPGGKRTLDDDTSPNPVPSAKRNRRKNGEGTLAGPNGSGVKDQSLTPPPTNGSPTLFQQQHGKAAVCVC; encoded by the exons ATGGAAAACGCATTGTTGATGCGAGTGAGTGTTTTCTCCGACCAGGGAGGCAGGAAATACATGGAGGACGTTACCGAGGTTGTAGTGGAGCCCGAGTCGGGCGAAGACGAGCTGAACTCGGACGAACAAGATGAGGCCAAAGGGGATAGCTCCACGGTCGACATTATGCCTGGAAACGAGCAGCCTGATCGGACTGTACACAACGAGCCTCTATCTGCCTCCACTACAGTTGCACGGACACAAAATGTACAAAATGGGGACCAAAGTTGTGCTGCAGTTGCACTGGCAGTTTCGACAGTGGAGAGCGATAACCGGCCCCAGCGCTCCGTGGCTTTCTTCGCGGTGTTTGACGGCCACGGAGGCCGAGAGGCAGCGCAGTTTGCACGGGACTATTTATGGGAATTCATCAAGAAACAGCGGGGCTTTTGGTCCAAGGATGACGAGGAAGTGTGTGCAGCTATTCGGAAAGGTTTCGTTGCCTGCCACCATGCCATGTGGAAAAAGCTGC CCGAATGGCCCAAAACTCTCACAGGGCTTCCCAGCACCTCAGGCACCACGGCCAGTGTAGTGGTCATCCGGGGGTACCGAATGGACGTGGCCCACGTAGGAGACTCTGCCATAGTGCTGGGGGTCCAGGATGACCTCACAGACCAGTTCATCAAGGCCGTGGAGGTTACACAGGACCACAAGCCCGAGCTGCCCAAGGAGAGGGAACGCATCGAAGGGCTGGGGGGCAG tGTGATAAAGAAGTCTGGTGTGAACAGGGTGGTGTGGAAGAGACCCAGGTTAACTCATAACGGCCCCGTCCGGAGGAGCACCGTCATCGATCAGATCCCTTTCCTGGCTGTGGCCAGAGCTCtgg GGGACCTGTGGAGCTATGACTTCTACAGCGGAGAGTTTGTCGTGTCCCCGGAACCAGACACCTGTGTCCTGACCCTTGACCCCAATAAACACCGTTACATCATCCTGGGCAGTGACGGGCTGTGGAACATGGTGCCCCCACAGGACGCCGTCTCCATGTGCCAGGACAACGATGAGGCCATG gCGCCGTGCGGGGTGTCCAGCGCTCGCCAGCTGGTGAGCCACGCCCTCCTGCGGTGGCGCCAGAGGATGCTGCGTGCGGACAACACGTCGGCCATCGTGATCGCCCTGCAGGAGCCGGGGGTCCCTCAGGAACCCCTCCACCACGAGGAGGTGCTGCTGAACCTGGCCGAGGGACAGCACTGTGGCCCCACATCGGACTCCCGCTCCAACACACCACTCGTCAAG gttccaGACATGTCGCCTGCTGTGTGTGAGCTCCTTCCGACCCTGGAGCGTGGACACGGCCTATCAGGGAGCAGCCTGTACGTCCTGGCCCAATCAGATCCCTTTAACCCGGCCCTCTCAGACTCTGATGACTCCCGCACCGGTTTCCCCCCGACGACAGACAGCCCCGCCCCGGGGGAGGCGCTTAGTGACGTCACCGCCAGGACGCCCGGCGGCAAACGGACTCTAGATGATGACACGTCACCCAACCCAGTCCCGTCCGCCAAGAGGAACCGGAGGAAGAATGGCGAGGGAACGTTGGCGGGGCCAAACGGTAGTGGAGTAAAGGACCAGTCTCTGACTCCGCCCCCCACCAACGGTTCCCCCACGCTCTTCCAGCAGCAACACGGCAAGGCcgccgtgtgtgtgtgctga
- the LOC124005625 gene encoding uncharacterized protein LOC124005625 produces MTAVGLVLCSQTLVLHSYQGISDPYPSVQNTCRLCGQNLLIKGTLQATRRIFDKPKASKDKKLCDRFLATGLVLTEAPGVKSGRICAKCYRLFLRIEESVSILKKWQSEHQTPGTSKKRKREREPSPSEKDRAAKKTSEREPSPSETDKGAKKKCPPYKKVPPRSSLVEVVITYPNQLDPKLKKRVEKVSSEFSGMVENLAKGKLATFVKLALTNETMCQEIRKQMTQKIEAEVKAYARPLNYMTSAEPCILSSTSLENMKYFSYEALDNELSRKTPWLYTAINTATGGSTIHNCVAASVALRGRNPRLSALAYVINSTLTQGGVKHIFKRLSKMGITTTHSNVLNKQKEMKAAGYNINIKCWREDCELFFQHSVRGEVCPRPPPTAKPTEETGREEDGGPVEDEFEIELDWGPLEEEGEEDEEEWSPLSEETEREEDRGSTVQEEREEEKDRGSLLGETETEEVGHASSALQGNDTQEEDSDSTVDSETEYFGLNLTCESD; encoded by the exons ATGACAGCCGTAGGCCTGGTTCTTTGCAGCCAGACGTTAGTTCTGCATAGTTATCAAGGTATATCAGACCCTTATCCATCCGTACAGAACACCTGTCGGCTCTGCGGACAAAATCTGCTCATCAAAGGGACATTACAGGCGACACGAAGAATATTTGACAAGCCCAAAGCCTCAAAGGACAAAAAGTTATGTGACAGATTCCTTGCCACCGGTTTAGTGCTAACTGAGGCACCAGGGGTGAAGTCGGGCAGAATTTGTGCTAAGTGCTATCGACTATTTCTCAGGATAGAGGAATCTGTAAGCATTTTAAAGAAATGGCAATCAGAGCATCAGACACCGGGGACGAGCAAGAAGAGGAAGCGTGAACGGGAGCCGAGTCCATCTGAAAAAGACAGGGCTGCCAAGAAGACGTCTGAACGGGAGCCGAGTCCATCTGAAACAGACAAGGGAGCCAAGAAGAAATGTCCTCCCTATAAAAAGGTTCCCCCGAGGAGCAGTCTTGTCGAG GTTGTCATAACATACCCAAACCAATTGGATCCGAAGCTGAAAAAGAGGGTCGAGAAGGTTTCATCAGAATTTTCTGGAATGGTTGAAAACCTGGCGAAAGGCAAATTGGCGACATTTGTCAAGTTAGCCTTGACGAATGAGACCATGTGTCAAGAAATCAGAAAGCAGATGACGCAGAAAATAGAAGCAGAGGTCAAGGCATATGCAAGACCCTTAAATTACATGACCTCTGCCGAACCGTGCATCTTGAGTAGTACCTCGTTGGAGAACATGAAGTATTTTTCATACGAAGCGTTGGATAATGAGTTGTCCAGGAAGACACCATGGCTTTATACCGCCATCAATACTGCAACAGGTGGTTCCACCATCCATAACTGTGTGGCTGCCTCTGTGGCCCTGAGAGGTAGAAACCCCAGGCTTTCTGCACTGGCTTATGTCATAAACTCAACACTGACCCAAGGAGGGGTTAAGCACATTTTCAAAAGACTTTCTAAAATGGGCATAACAACCACACATAGCAATGTCCTAAATAAACAGAAAGAGATGAAGGCAGCTGggtacaacatcaacatcaaatgTTGGAGGGAGGACTGTGAGCTGTTTTTCCAACATAGTGTCAGGGGTGAAGTCTGCCCACGACCTCCTCCTACGGCGAAACCGACAGAGGAAACCGGAAGAGAGGAGGACGGGGGGCCAGTGGAGGATGAGTTTGAAATAGAGCTGGACTGGGGTCCACTGGAGGAAGAGGGtgaagaagatgaggaagagTGGAGTCCACTGtcagaagagacagaaagagaggaggacagaggatcaacagtacaggaagagagagaagaagagaaagacaggggtTCCCTGCtaggagagacagaaacagaggaagTGGGACATGCATCATCAGCACTACAAGGAAATGACACACAGGAAGAGGACTCTGATTCAACGGTGGATTCAGAGACAGAATACTTTGGATTAAACCTCACCTGTGAGAGTGATTAG